The Paenibacillus macerans genome includes a window with the following:
- a CDS encoding sugar porter family MFS transporter, translating to MAVAIKSESAKRKALQGEKQSMLFVTLVSIVAALGGILFGFDIAVVSGAIDFLQQRFSLNEFQVGWAVSSLIVGSVTGAALSGYMSERIGRKKVLLAAGFLFIVGSICSALQDTFTGYVIFRMIGGVGIGITSTICPVYNAEIAPAKYRGRLVALNQLAIVTGIFLVYFQNSWIVSMGDEAWGVSTAWRWMFGAGAVPGLVFMILMFFIPESPRWLIKQNRPYEALPILLKIHGEEAAKQEVLEIKESFQNESDSFKQLFAPGIRVALFIGVMLAIIQHITGINAILYYAPVIFKGMGLGTDASLTQTIWIGLINVLFTIVSVWLIDKAGRKVLLMIGTSLMTICLAVIGAAFKMDLTAGPLVLIMILIYVAAYAISLGPIVWVMISEIFPNRVRGKAVAIASMALWAGDYLVSQLFPPLLSSAGPSNTFWTFGVISLFVVVFIWRKVPETKGRSLEQMEHMWLGK from the coding sequence ATGGCAGTAGCCATTAAGTCTGAAAGCGCTAAACGGAAAGCGCTTCAAGGGGAAAAACAGAGTATGCTTTTTGTTACGCTGGTATCCATCGTAGCCGCGCTCGGAGGTATCCTGTTCGGTTTTGATATCGCGGTTGTTTCAGGGGCAATCGACTTCCTGCAGCAGCGTTTTTCGCTGAACGAATTTCAGGTTGGCTGGGCGGTGTCAAGTCTGATTGTCGGGAGTGTCACGGGGGCGGCTTTATCCGGCTACATGAGCGAAAGGATCGGCAGAAAAAAGGTATTGCTGGCCGCCGGATTTTTGTTCATCGTCGGCTCGATTTGCTCGGCGCTTCAAGACACATTCACCGGGTATGTTATCTTTCGCATGATCGGCGGCGTTGGGATCGGGATCACTTCGACCATTTGTCCGGTGTACAACGCGGAGATCGCTCCCGCCAAATACCGGGGCCGTCTGGTTGCTTTAAATCAACTTGCGATCGTAACGGGCATTTTCCTGGTTTATTTTCAAAATTCGTGGATCGTCAGCATGGGGGATGAAGCCTGGGGCGTCTCGACGGCCTGGCGCTGGATGTTCGGCGCGGGAGCCGTTCCCGGGCTGGTCTTTATGATCTTGATGTTTTTTATACCGGAAAGTCCAAGATGGCTTATTAAACAGAATCGGCCGTATGAAGCGCTGCCGATACTGCTGAAAATTCACGGTGAAGAAGCCGCTAAACAGGAAGTGCTTGAAATCAAGGAATCGTTTCAAAACGAGAGCGATTCATTCAAACAATTGTTCGCTCCCGGCATTCGGGTTGCTCTGTTCATCGGTGTTATGCTTGCCATTATACAGCATATTACCGGCATCAACGCCATTTTGTATTACGCGCCGGTTATTTTTAAAGGAATGGGTCTCGGTACGGACGCCTCTTTGACCCAGACCATCTGGATCGGATTGATCAATGTGTTGTTTACCATCGTCTCCGTATGGCTGATCGACAAAGCGGGGCGAAAAGTTTTGCTGATGATCGGCACCTCCTTAATGACTATTTGTTTGGCCGTTATCGGAGCCGCTTTTAAAATGGATTTGACCGCCGGACCGCTGGTGCTGATCATGATTTTGATCTACGTGGCCGCCTATGCCATATCGCTCGGACCGATCGTATGGGTAATGATTTCGGAGATTTTTCCCAACCGCGTTCGCGGCAAAGCGGTCGCCATCGCTTCGATGGCATTGTGGGCCGGCGACTATCTGGTATCCCAGTTATTCCCTCCGCTGCTGAGTTCGGCCGGTCCGTCCAATACCTTCTGGACATTCGGAGTCATCTCGCTTTTCGTTGTAGTTTTTATATGGCGCAAGGTTCCCGAAACCAAAGGCAGATCGCTTGAACAGATGGAACATATGTGGCTTGGAAAATGA
- a CDS encoding HU family DNA-binding protein produces MNKSDLISQVAESTELSKKDATKAVDAVFEAISTALQNGDKVQLVGFGNFEVRERSARKGRNPQTGEEIEIPASKIPAFKPGKALKDGIK; encoded by the coding sequence ATGAACAAATCCGATTTGATTTCTCAAGTAGCAGAAAGCACGGAGTTGTCCAAAAAAGATGCGACGAAAGCGGTGGATGCTGTTTTCGAAGCGATTTCTACGGCGCTTCAGAACGGTGACAAAGTTCAACTGGTAGGCTTCGGCAACTTTGAAGTCCGCGAGCGTTCCGCGCGCAAAGGCCGCAACCCGCAAACCGGAGAGGAAATCGAAATCCCTGCGAGCAAAATCCCTGCGTTCAAGCCGGGCAAAGCGCTCAAAGACGGAATTAAATAA
- the mtrB gene encoding trp RNA-binding attenuation protein MtrB, with product MDNHQQAGGNEYGAASGDYWVIKAKEQGVTVIGLTRGKDTRFHHTEKLDKGEVLIAQFTDHTSAVKIRGKAVVYTKYGTIDTEE from the coding sequence ATGGATAACCATCAGCAAGCAGGCGGAAATGAATATGGCGCGGCCAGCGGGGATTATTGGGTGATTAAAGCCAAGGAGCAGGGAGTTACCGTCATCGGGCTGACCCGGGGCAAAGATACCCGTTTTCATCATACCGAGAAACTGGATAAGGGCGAAGTGCTGATCGCCCAGTTCACGGACCACACCTCCGCGGTGAAGATTCGCGGCAAGGCTGTCGTTTACACGAAATACGGTACGATCGATACGGAAGAGTGA
- a CDS encoding heptaprenyl diphosphate synthase component 1 codes for MKPYRITELAKKYVSYDMISAHTALPDFPVPRVRLLYAFLNDRQSRAADAAETCALAAFLVQLGMDTHDLIDVEERSGRETTAMRSRQLKVLAGDYFSGVFYDLLAQAGEIGMVSSMSAAICEVNRLKVELYSKLKRRLLSAEEYLKECVHVKMGLFLSFSHLLDKPAQNLWRLLLAELSRCEVMLDEMKSSGELPQNRQGYAFLRILETGTAEDLESIAERKVGERDWSLLLVKYNVKEQLMSMLRQSVDRVQALLHECKMETAQSELKAILEPFIAALSPARRSAQEG; via the coding sequence ATGAAACCTTATCGCATAACAGAATTGGCAAAAAAATATGTCTCCTATGACATGATCTCAGCCCACACGGCGCTTCCGGATTTTCCGGTGCCCCGTGTTCGTTTGCTTTATGCCTTTTTAAACGACCGGCAGAGCCGGGCGGCGGATGCGGCCGAAACCTGCGCGCTGGCTGCTTTTCTCGTTCAGCTCGGCATGGATACGCACGATCTGATCGATGTGGAGGAACGCTCGGGGAGGGAAACCACCGCCATGCGTTCGCGCCAGCTCAAGGTGCTGGCGGGCGATTATTTCAGCGGAGTGTTTTACGACCTGCTGGCCCAGGCCGGAGAAATCGGCATGGTGTCCTCCATGAGCGCGGCGATTTGCGAGGTGAACCGCCTGAAGGTCGAACTGTACAGCAAGCTTAAGAGGAGGCTGCTGTCCGCGGAAGAGTACCTGAAAGAATGCGTCCATGTCAAAATGGGGCTTTTTCTTTCTTTTTCCCATCTGCTGGACAAGCCGGCGCAAAATTTGTGGCGCCTGCTGCTGGCCGAATTAAGCCGCTGCGAAGTGATGCTGGACGAGATGAAATCGAGCGGCGAGCTTCCTCAGAACCGCCAGGGATACGCTTTTTTGCGCATCCTGGAGACCGGTACCGCCGAGGATCTTGAATCGATTGCCGAGCGGAAGGTCGGGGAGCGGGATTGGTCGCTCCTGCTGGTCAAGTACAACGTGAAGGAACAGCTGATGTCCATGCTCCGCCAATCGGTGGACCGGGTGCAGGCGCTGCTTCATGAATGCAAGATGGAAACGGCGCAAAGCGAGCTGAAAGCGATTCTTGAGCCTTTTATCGCCGCTTTGTCCCCGGCGCGCCGTTCCGCGCAAGAAGGGTAG
- a CDS encoding demethylmenaquinone methyltransferase, with protein sequence MRQMSPDSKGQYVHEVFENIAPKYDMMNDLISFGRHKAWRKFTMAKMNMPPGATAIDLCCGTCDWTISMAETSGGQITGLDFSEHMLEYGRRKIKERRLEQAITLVQGNAMELPFADDSFDYATIGFGLRNVPDLHQVLREMKRVVKPGGMVVCLEASKPTWQPFKSIYYVYFQKVLPMLGKLVANRYEQYKWLPESLMQFPGREELAQIFRETGLTKVEAYPLTGGVAALHLGTKETPHV encoded by the coding sequence ATGAGACAGATGTCGCCCGACTCGAAGGGACAGTATGTACACGAAGTGTTTGAGAACATCGCGCCCAAATACGACATGATGAACGATTTGATCAGCTTCGGACGCCATAAGGCCTGGCGCAAATTTACGATGGCCAAGATGAACATGCCGCCGGGGGCTACGGCCATCGATTTGTGCTGCGGCACCTGCGACTGGACGATTAGCATGGCCGAGACGAGCGGCGGGCAGATTACCGGGCTCGATTTCAGCGAACACATGCTGGAATACGGCCGCCGCAAAATCAAGGAACGCCGTTTGGAGCAGGCGATTACCCTGGTTCAAGGCAACGCGATGGAGCTGCCGTTTGCCGATGATTCGTTCGACTACGCCACGATCGGCTTCGGCCTGCGCAACGTGCCCGACCTGCACCAGGTGCTGCGGGAGATGAAACGGGTCGTCAAGCCGGGCGGGATGGTCGTTTGCCTTGAGGCGTCCAAGCCCACCTGGCAGCCGTTTAAGAGCATTTATTATGTTTACTTCCAAAAAGTACTTCCGATGCTGGGCAAGCTGGTGGCCAATCGCTACGAACAGTACAAATGGCTGCCGGAGTCCCTGATGCAATTTCCCGGCCGCGAGGAACTCGCGCAAATTTTCCGGGAGACCGGATTAACGAAGGTCGAAGCGTATCCTTTAACCGGCGGGGTTGCCGCCTTGCATCTTGGAACAAAGGAGACGCCTCATGTTTAG
- a CDS encoding UbiA-like polyprenyltransferase gives MFRKLVIFLQMIKFEHTVFALPFAFMGALLGSQTINNHLPSWPQIGWVLLAMFGARSAAMGLNRLIDRVSDAKNPRTKNRAIPAGLLKIGEVVAFVIVSFALLFWAAAELHPLALKLLPIAVFMLVFYSYTKRFTWLCHVVLGLTIALAPLGGWAAVTGTVDWTAMVFFVTITFWIAGFDVIYACQDVEFDIKEGLHSIPVRFGVAKSLKIAQAFHIITALGFIALLLMTDLGWWYIAGMIIAYLILFYEHHIVSPGDLSRLQTAFFTMNGVLSIVVFSFTLIDLVVRHY, from the coding sequence ATGTTTAGAAAACTCGTAATTTTCCTGCAAATGATCAAATTCGAACATACGGTATTCGCGCTGCCTTTCGCCTTCATGGGCGCGCTGCTCGGATCCCAGACCATAAACAACCACCTTCCTTCCTGGCCGCAGATCGGCTGGGTGCTGCTGGCGATGTTCGGGGCCCGGAGCGCGGCGATGGGGCTGAACCGGCTGATCGACCGGGTCAGCGACGCCAAAAACCCGCGCACGAAAAACCGGGCCATCCCGGCGGGACTTTTGAAAATCGGGGAAGTGGTCGCCTTCGTCATCGTTTCGTTCGCGCTGCTGTTCTGGGCCGCCGCGGAGCTGCATCCGCTGGCTTTGAAGCTGCTGCCGATCGCGGTCTTTATGCTCGTGTTTTATTCTTACACCAAACGGTTCACCTGGCTCTGCCATGTCGTGCTTGGCCTGACGATCGCGCTGGCGCCGCTCGGCGGCTGGGCGGCCGTGACCGGCACGGTGGATTGGACGGCCATGGTATTTTTCGTGACGATCACGTTTTGGATCGCCGGCTTTGACGTTATTTACGCTTGCCAGGACGTAGAATTCGACATCAAGGAAGGGCTGCATTCGATCCCCGTTCGCTTCGGCGTCGCCAAATCGCTGAAAATCGCCCAGGCCTTCCATATCATCACGGCGCTCGGCTTTATCGCGCTGCTGCTGATGACCGATCTCGGCTGGTGGTATATCGCGGGCATGATCATCGCTTATTTAATTTTGTTCTACGAGCATCATATCGTGTCCCCGGGCGATCTCAGCCGGCTGCAAACCGCTTTTTTTACGATGAACGGCGTGCTGAGCATCGTGGTCTTTTCCTTTACTTTGATTGATTTGGTGGTGCGGCATTACTGA
- a CDS encoding UbiX family flavin prenyltransferase, translated as MDRQKAIVVGITGASGSVYGVKLIETLLEMEFSVHLVVSGAGWRVLKEELGWNTASREETLQEQFGRLPGKLVYHNVADIGASIASGSFLTCGMIVMPCSMGTLSSIASGASDNLMARAADVMLKEGRPLVLVPRETPLHAIHLENMLKLARLGVRIIPAMPAFYFGPQTIDDLVKFLVGKVLDNLGIEHALFKRWGDDHVQPGE; from the coding sequence ATGGACAGACAAAAGGCTATCGTCGTTGGGATCACGGGGGCCAGCGGCTCGGTATATGGCGTCAAGCTGATCGAAACGCTGCTGGAGATGGAGTTTTCGGTGCACCTGGTCGTGTCGGGCGCGGGCTGGCGCGTGCTGAAGGAGGAGCTTGGCTGGAATACTGCCAGCCGGGAGGAAACGCTGCAGGAGCAGTTCGGGCGTCTGCCCGGAAAGCTCGTGTACCACAACGTGGCCGACATCGGCGCGTCGATCGCCAGCGGCTCTTTCCTCACATGCGGCATGATCGTGATGCCGTGCTCGATGGGGACGCTCTCGTCGATCGCCAGCGGCGCATCCGATAATTTAATGGCCCGGGCCGCGGACGTTATGCTGAAGGAAGGCCGGCCGCTTGTGCTCGTTCCGCGCGAAACGCCGCTTCATGCGATCCATTTGGAAAACATGCTGAAGCTGGCCAGGTTGGGCGTACGCATCATCCCGGCGATGCCGGCGTTTTATTTCGGACCGCAAACGATCGACGATCTGGTTAAATTTTTGGTCGGCAAGGTGCTGGATAATTTGGGCATTGAGCATGCCTTGTTCAAAAGATGGGGGGATGACCATGTGCAACCGGGAGAATAA
- a CDS encoding menaquinone biosynthetic enzyme MqnA/MqnD family protein: MCNRENNDILIGKIKYSNVWPVFHHFDVPRLPQSSRLVTEVPSALNRKMLSGALDISPVSSFAYGYGAKRFLLLPDLSVSSDGPVKSILLFSRKPPEQIAGGTIALTNTSATSVNLLKIIMEKAYGGRPTYWDSEPELDAMMDRSDAALLIGDHAIEASWRDHGYIVTDLGEVWKKWTGYGMTFAVWAVQKTFAEAHGEYLAAVCEAFEASKRQSLGDLTPLVERACREIGGTPEYWTRYFGSHIRYDFGEQRRAGLALYFRYAYEMGLLDHRVEIEMWSDNSLTRVKK; encoded by the coding sequence ATGTGCAACCGGGAGAATAACGACATCCTCATCGGAAAAATCAAATACAGCAACGTATGGCCCGTATTTCATCATTTCGACGTGCCGCGCCTGCCGCAAAGCAGCCGTCTGGTCACCGAGGTGCCTTCGGCGCTGAACCGCAAAATGCTGAGCGGCGCGCTGGATATATCCCCGGTGTCTTCTTTTGCTTACGGCTACGGTGCGAAGCGGTTTTTGCTGCTTCCCGATCTTTCCGTCAGCTCGGACGGCCCGGTTAAATCGATTTTGCTGTTTTCGCGTAAACCCCCGGAACAGATTGCGGGCGGAACGATCGCGCTGACGAATACGTCGGCGACCTCGGTCAACCTGCTGAAAATCATTATGGAGAAAGCTTACGGCGGGCGTCCGACCTATTGGGACAGCGAACCCGAGCTCGATGCCATGATGGATAGGAGCGACGCCGCCTTGCTGATCGGGGACCATGCCATCGAAGCTTCTTGGCGGGATCACGGTTATATCGTGACCGATTTAGGGGAAGTCTGGAAAAAATGGACCGGTTACGGCATGACCTTTGCGGTGTGGGCCGTGCAAAAGACGTTTGCAGAAGCACACGGCGAATATCTGGCCGCGGTATGCGAGGCGTTTGAGGCGAGCAAACGGCAAAGCCTGGGCGATTTGACGCCGCTCGTCGAACGGGCTTGCCGCGAAATCGGCGGAACGCCGGAATATTGGACCCGGTATTTCGGCAGCCATATCCGTTATGATTTCGGCGAACAGCGCCGGGCCGGCCTGGCTTTATATTTTAGGTACGCCTACGAGATGGGCCTGCTTGACCATCGGGTGGAAATAGAGATGTGGAGTGACAATTCGTTGACGCGGGTGAAGAAATGA
- a CDS encoding polyprenyl synthetase family protein: MKIMDIFGALKKDMDFIEQQLYRSIDGDDGILSETSLHLLKAGGKRLRPVFVLLGGKFGNYDLQQLQYIAVPLELIHSASLVHDDVIDDAETRRGKPTVKSKWDNRIAMYTGDYIYAKALMQVTQLGNPYIHRTLAKAMVQMSIGEMEQIRDFFNTEQSVRDYLLRIRRKTALLIAISCQLGAMAAEAPDKVNLLLYRYGYNVGMAFQIRDDLLDLFGTEKVIGKPPGSDMRQGNITLPVLYALQEPELREPLLREIRGIQAGDGSGDVSRAIEMIRTSPGIRRAEELADRFIRKALDALSELPDNKSRAHLQEIAHFVNKRSY; this comes from the coding sequence ATGAAGATTATGGACATTTTCGGCGCACTCAAAAAGGATATGGATTTTATCGAGCAGCAGCTGTACCGGAGCATCGACGGCGATGACGGCATCCTAAGCGAAACGTCCCTGCATCTGCTGAAGGCGGGGGGGAAGCGGCTGCGGCCGGTGTTCGTGCTGCTCGGCGGCAAGTTCGGCAACTACGATCTGCAGCAGCTGCAATATATCGCCGTTCCGCTGGAGCTGATCCATTCGGCATCGCTCGTGCATGACGATGTGATCGACGATGCCGAAACCCGGCGCGGCAAACCGACCGTCAAATCGAAATGGGACAACCGGATCGCGATGTATACAGGAGATTATATTTACGCCAAAGCGCTAATGCAGGTTACGCAGCTAGGCAACCCGTACATACACCGGACATTGGCCAAAGCGATGGTGCAGATGTCGATCGGGGAAATGGAGCAAATCCGCGATTTCTTCAACACCGAGCAAAGCGTCCGCGATTATTTGCTGCGCATCCGCCGCAAAACCGCGCTGCTGATCGCCATCAGCTGCCAGCTTGGCGCGATGGCGGCGGAGGCCCCGGACAAAGTGAACTTATTGCTTTATCGTTATGGTTACAATGTCGGAATGGCGTTTCAAATCCGCGATGATCTGCTGGATCTGTTCGGCACGGAGAAGGTGATCGGCAAACCGCCCGGCAGCGATATGCGGCAAGGGAACATTACGCTGCCGGTCCTTTACGCCCTGCAGGAGCCGGAGCTTCGGGAGCCGCTGCTGCGGGAAATCCGCGGGATTCAAGCGGGAGACGGCAGCGGCGACGTGTCCCGGGCGATCGAGATGATCCGGACCAGCCCGGGAATCCGCCGGGCCGAGGAGCTGGCGGACCGTTTCATCCGCAAGGCGCTGGACGCTTTAAGCGAACTTCCCGACAACAAATCCCGGGCTCATTTGCAGGAAATTGCGCACTTTGTCAACAAACGCTCCTATTAG
- the ndk gene encoding nucleoside-diphosphate kinase encodes MERTFLMVKPDGVQRGLVGRIISRFEDKGFQMIAGKLVQVSEAQAKKHYAEHEGKPFFDELVGFITSGPVFAMVWEGDDIIALSRMVIGKTKVTEALPGTIRGDFAAHTPFNLIHGSDGPASAEREIANFFAPHELINYSRSVSRWI; translated from the coding sequence ATGGAACGAACGTTTTTGATGGTTAAGCCGGACGGGGTACAACGCGGTCTGGTCGGCCGGATCATTAGCCGGTTTGAGGATAAGGGGTTTCAAATGATCGCCGGCAAGCTGGTTCAAGTATCCGAAGCCCAAGCCAAAAAGCATTATGCGGAGCACGAGGGAAAGCCTTTTTTTGACGAATTGGTCGGCTTCATTACGTCCGGGCCGGTATTCGCCATGGTGTGGGAGGGCGACGATATCATTGCTTTATCCCGGATGGTCATCGGCAAGACGAAAGTGACGGAGGCGCTCCCCGGCACGATTCGCGGCGACTTTGCCGCCCATACGCCGTTTAACCTGATCCATGGTTCCGACGGACCGGCAAGCGCGGAACGCGAGATCGCCAATTTTTTCGCTCCGCATGAACTCATCAATTATTCAAGAAGTGTAAGCCGATGGATATGA
- a CDS encoding CheR family methyltransferase, translated as MDMNRIIPDLARTDNAETAPDPDYLGFIQNIKKSTGIDLAQYKEAQMKRRLTTLRNKNGFSSFADFYAAMMGNKALFYEFLDKMTINVSEFWRNPNRWEVLRDKVLPELAKDGGKLRVWSAACSTGEEPYTLTMILADMGLLPRTYLLASDIDDGALAKAQEGLYLERSLKDVPKDVAQRYFAPDGAMYRFDAKLKKAVTFKKQNLLLDRFEEGFDLIVCRNVMIYFTEEAKQGLYHKFSEALRPGGVLFVGSTEQIFSPGQYGLEATETFFYRKQA; from the coding sequence ATGGATATGAACCGGATCATTCCCGACCTTGCTCGGACAGACAACGCAGAAACGGCACCGGATCCGGATTACCTCGGCTTTATTCAAAACATCAAGAAGAGCACGGGCATCGATCTGGCCCAGTACAAGGAAGCGCAAATGAAGCGGCGTTTGACGACGCTTCGCAACAAAAACGGCTTTTCCTCGTTCGCGGATTTCTATGCGGCGATGATGGGGAACAAGGCGCTCTTTTACGAATTTCTCGACAAGATGACGATCAACGTCTCGGAGTTCTGGCGCAACCCGAATCGTTGGGAAGTGCTGCGGGACAAGGTTTTGCCCGAGCTCGCAAAGGACGGGGGCAAGTTGCGGGTTTGGAGCGCCGCCTGCTCCACGGGGGAAGAACCGTATACGCTGACGATGATATTGGCGGATATGGGCCTGCTCCCCCGCACCTATCTGCTGGCTTCGGACATCGATGACGGGGCGCTGGCCAAAGCGCAGGAAGGGCTGTATTTGGAGCGTTCGCTCAAGGATGTGCCCAAGGACGTAGCGCAGCGCTATTTCGCGCCGGATGGCGCGATGTACCGGTTTGACGCCAAATTGAAGAAGGCCGTGACGTTCAAGAAGCAAAACCTGCTGCTGGACCGGTTTGAAGAAGGCTTTGACCTTATCGTCTGCCGGAACGTGATGATTTATTTCACGGAGGAAGCCAAACAGGGCCTTTATCATAAGTTTTCCGAAGCGCTCCGCCCGGGCGGCGTTTTGTTCGTCGGCAGCACGGAGCAGATTTTTTCGCCGGGCCAATACGGTTTGGAAGCGACCGAAACGTTTTTTTACCGGAAACAAGCTTAG
- a CDS encoding IS4 family transposase: MDNVKAKTVIRQLISLLPIDVHQRLLFDHYTKKLTTMKAIMLFINAQLKQWSSYGEMEIALRAEPKLQQLLQLESISGSQLSRKLDQIPTELLEWMFQHLASQTQQRACHQGQSGKLHIIDSSSIRLPLQLGSWAKMSNKSSGVKMHLRLVVTAPDKLFPDAMIPSSLNVGDRAGAVELVVPSDAIYVMDRGYDDYARMDQWVQDNIQFVIRMRDRALATVIEEYPVPEGSNITRDAKVCVGSSFRSMEHSVRLVEFYDEQERTYRIFTSVWDKTAEEIAQIYKNRWLIELYFKWLKQHLRLKKLHSHKPQAIWNQLFLALITALLVEHIRHSTQTAKTNWQVLRILREYLYRSWRSFRTELDRKPSRSSPGRRPGSGPKALSVRTMVGIIKPSKFK, encoded by the coding sequence ATGGATAACGTTAAAGCTAAAACGGTCATTCGTCAACTGATTTCCTTACTGCCCATCGATGTGCATCAACGTTTACTCTTCGACCATTACACCAAGAAACTTACCACGATGAAAGCGATCATGCTCTTCATCAATGCTCAGTTGAAACAATGGTCATCTTACGGTGAAATGGAAATTGCACTTCGTGCTGAGCCGAAACTTCAGCAGCTTCTACAGTTGGAGAGTATCAGCGGCTCGCAATTATCCCGAAAACTCGATCAGATCCCAACGGAGCTGTTGGAGTGGATGTTTCAGCATCTGGCATCACAAACACAGCAACGTGCTTGCCACCAGGGCCAGAGCGGGAAATTGCACATCATTGATTCTTCCAGCATTCGACTGCCGCTTCAACTTGGAAGTTGGGCCAAGATGTCAAATAAGAGTAGCGGCGTCAAGATGCATCTGCGCCTCGTTGTTACAGCTCCCGACAAGCTATTTCCTGATGCCATGATCCCCAGTTCGCTCAATGTAGGGGATCGTGCGGGGGCCGTTGAACTGGTCGTCCCCTCGGATGCGATTTATGTGATGGATCGCGGTTATGATGATTATGCCCGGATGGATCAATGGGTCCAGGACAACATCCAGTTTGTGATCCGTATGCGAGATCGCGCGCTTGCCACCGTCATTGAGGAGTATCCTGTTCCGGAAGGCTCGAACATCACGCGGGACGCCAAGGTTTGCGTGGGCAGTTCCTTCCGATCCATGGAACATTCCGTTCGTTTGGTGGAGTTTTATGACGAGCAGGAACGGACTTATCGTATTTTTACATCGGTATGGGATAAGACCGCTGAAGAAATCGCGCAGATCTATAAAAATCGCTGGCTCATCGAGTTGTATTTTAAATGGCTGAAGCAACATTTGCGATTGAAGAAGCTGCACAGTCATAAACCACAGGCTATTTGGAACCAGTTATTCTTGGCTTTAATTACTGCCTTGCTCGTGGAGCACATCCGGCACAGCACCCAAACGGCAAAAACAAACTGGCAAGTGCTCCGGATTCTCCGCGAGTACTTGTACCGTTCATGGCGATCCTTTCGAACCGAACTGGATCGGAAACCCAGTCGAAGTAGTCCGGGGAGACGTCCGGGGTCAGGTCCCAAAGCGTTATCGGTGCGCACAATGGTTGGGATAATTAAGCCAAGCAAATTCAAGTAA
- the aroC gene encoding chorismate synthase, which yields MSLRYLTAGETHGPQLTAIIEGLPSNLQLDPDALNFELARRQKGYGRGRRMQIEKDTAQIVGGVRHGFTTGAPVALVVENNDWKHWQKIMNTWPIEGTDEEKRRVHRPRPGHADLNGGLKYNLKDLRNVLERSSARETAVRVAVGAVAKQLLERFGMRIAGHVIRIGEIEAPPHNLPLDELARVTEASSVRVADPETEKKMEAYIDKIKEEGDSIGGIVECIVEGVPVGLGSHVQYDRKLDGRIAQAVVSINAFKGVEIGIGFEAGTIPGSQVHDEILYSEERGYYRATNRLGGFEGGMTNGMPVVVRGVMKPIPTLYKPLQSVDIDTREPFAAQVERSDACAVPAASVVLEHVVAWEIAKAFLEKFGGDSIEEVERNYQGYLNQLESY from the coding sequence ATGAGTTTACGTTATTTGACCGCCGGGGAGACGCATGGACCCCAGTTGACTGCGATTATCGAGGGATTGCCGAGCAATCTTCAGCTGGATCCCGACGCGCTCAATTTTGAGTTGGCCCGCCGTCAGAAAGGGTACGGCCGCGGCCGGCGGATGCAGATCGAGAAGGATACGGCGCAAATCGTCGGGGGCGTACGGCACGGCTTTACGACCGGGGCGCCGGTGGCGCTGGTGGTGGAAAACAATGACTGGAAGCATTGGCAAAAAATTATGAACACCTGGCCGATCGAAGGGACGGACGAAGAGAAGCGCAGAGTGCACCGGCCCCGTCCCGGACATGCGGATTTGAACGGGGGCTTGAAATACAACCTGAAAGACCTGCGCAACGTGCTGGAACGCTCCAGCGCGCGGGAAACCGCCGTGCGGGTAGCCGTCGGCGCCGTAGCCAAGCAGCTGCTGGAGCGCTTCGGCATGCGGATCGCCGGGCATGTCATCCGCATCGGCGAGATCGAAGCGCCGCCGCATAACTTGCCGCTGGATGAGCTGGCGCGGGTCACGGAAGCGTCGTCGGTTCGGGTGGCCGATCCGGAAACGGAGAAGAAGATGGAAGCCTATATCGACAAAATCAAGGAGGAAGGCGACTCCATCGGCGGGATCGTCGAATGCATCGTGGAGGGCGTGCCGGTCGGGCTCGGCAGCCACGTGCAATACGACCGCAAGCTGGACGGCCGGATCGCCCAGGCGGTCGTGTCGATCAACGCCTTCAAGGGCGTGGAGATCGGGATCGGCTTCGAAGCCGGGACGATTCCGGGCTCGCAGGTGCACGATGAAATCCTCTACAGCGAGGAGCGCGGGTATTACCGGGCGACCAACCGCCTGGGAGGATTTGAAGGCGGCATGACCAACGGCATGCCGGTCGTGGTGCGCGGCGTGATGAAGCCGATTCCGACGCTTTACAAGCCGCTGCAAAGCGTGGACATCGACACGCGCGAGCCGTTTGCGGCTCAGGTGGAACGCTCCGACGCCTGCGCCGTTCCGGCGGCCAGCGTTGTGCTGGAGCATGTCGTGGCTTGGGAAATCGCCAAGGCGTTCCTGGAGAAATTCGGCGGCGACTCCATCGAAGAAGTCGAACGGAATTATCAGGGTTACCTGAACCAATTGGAGAGTTACTGA